A genomic region of Zea mays cultivar B73 chromosome 6, Zm-B73-REFERENCE-NAM-5.0, whole genome shotgun sequence contains the following coding sequences:
- the LOC100501575 gene encoding uncharacterized protein LOC100501575 encodes MGNSIGGRRKGAKVMQLDGTAFRVKPPASAGTVLRDHPGFQLLESEEVKLLGVRARPLAHDAQLRPGRLYFLVALPRPAAPPRRAWSGALHVGARERLESLMLTRRSTSDLSLAASAGTAPPSPLSTASEGGGPVRLRMRLPKAEVDRLMAESRDAADAAARIMQLCAAATPDRTPRFVPTPDWGAGAAAAAFPQTPDRSPRFAATPDWGTGFMMPPGAAAAPTTPERWPALPRTPEYASPGVKASRKEKRTRFVALPDEIIA; translated from the exons ATGGGCAACAGCATCGGCGGGCGGCGCAAGGGCGCCAAGGTGATGCAGCTGGACGGCACGGCGTTCCGCGTGAAGCCGCCGGCGTCCGCGGGCACGGTGCTGCGCGACCACCCGGGGTTCCAGCTGCTCGAGTCGGAGGAGGTGAAGCTGCTGGGCGTCCGCGCCCGGCCGCTGGCGCACGACGCGCAGCTCCGCCCGGGCCGCCTCTACTTCCTCGTCGCGCTGCCCCGGCCGGCCGCCCCGCCGCGCCGCGCCTGGTCCGGCGCGCTCCACGTCGGCGCGCGGGAGCGGCTCGAGTCGCTCATGCTCACGCGCCGCTCCACCTCCGACCTCTCCCTCGCCGCCTCCGCGGGCACGGCGCCGCCGTCCCCGCTCTCCACGGCCTCCGAGGGCGGCGGGCCCGTCCGCCTCCGGATGCGCCTGCCCAAGGCGGAGGTCGACAGGCTCATGGCCGAGagccgcgacgccgccgacgccgcTGCCAGGATCATGCAGCTCTGCGCCGCCGCCACGCCCGACCGGACCCCGCGGTTCGTGCCCACTCCGGACTGGGGCgctggcgccgccgccgccgcgttccCGCAGACGCCCGACCGGAGCCCCAGGTTCGCGGCGACGCCCGACTGGGGCACTGGGTTCATGATGCCGCCGGGCGCTGCGGCTGCGCCGACGACGCCGGAGAGGTGGCCCGCGCTGCCCCGCACTCCGGAGTACGCGTCGCCGGGCGTCAAGGCTAGCCGGAAAGAG AAGCGAACGCGGTTCGTGGCGCTGCCAGATGAGATAATCGCGTGA